CGAATTCTTTGCGCTTCACCACCAGAAAGTGATTTCGAACTTCGGCTTAAAGCCAAATAATCCAAACCTACATTCATCAAAAAATGCAATCGATCCTTAATCTCTTTGATTACTTCAGTGGCAATACGCTTTTGTTTATCAGATAAATGGTTATCTAAATCTTTAAACCAAGCAGTCAAATCCGAAATGTCCATGTCGCACAATTCGGTGATATTTTTCGTGTTAATTTTAAAGAATTGCGCTTCTTTTTTTAATCGGGAACCTTCACAAACAGGACATTTTATCTCGTCCATGAATTCTTTTGCCCAACGCTTGATCGTGGCTGAACCACTTTCATCGTATTGGTTTTTTATGAAATGCGAAATTCCTTCAAAATCAATTTTATATTCTTTGGTAACTCCAGCTGTTTTCGATTCGATGCTAAATTTTTCTTTACCACCATTCAAAATCATTTCCATGGCCTCAGCTGGAATGGTTTCAATGGCATCAGTCAATTTAAAACCAAATTTCTCACCAATAGTTTCCAATTGCTTAAAAATCCAAGAGCTTTTGTATTCGCCCAAAGGGGCAAAACCACCAGCTTTGATAGATAATTTAGGGTTTGGAACAATTTTTTTGCTGTTGACTTCATTCACAGTTCCAAGTCCGTTGCAATGATCACAAGCTCCTTTTGGAGAATTGAAAGAAAATAAATTAGGTTCTGGATTTTGATAGGATATTCCGGTGCTAGGACACATTAAGTTCCGACTAAAATAGCGCACCTCATTCGAATCTTGGTCGAGAACCATCAATACATTTTCACCTTGATTCATGGCGGTATTGATGCTTTCCATCAAACGTTTGGCATTATCTGGTGTGTCTTCAATTACCATTCGGTCCACAACAATTTCGATGTCGTGGGTTTTGTAACGGTCGAGCTTCATTCCTATAGTAATATCAAGTACGTCGCCGTTGACACGAACTTTCAAGAAACCTTGCTTGGCAATTTGTTGAAAAAGCTCTGCGTAATGTCCTTTTCGAGCTCGAATTACAGGAGCCAAAATATTGATTCGTTTTCCTGCAAAATCCTGAATAATCAAGTCCTTAATTTGCTCGTCAGAGTAAGAAACCATTTTTTCGCCACTGTTGTAACTGTAGGCATCGGCACCACGAGCATAGAGCAAACGTAAGAAATCATAAATTTCAGTAATAGTTCCTACAGTGGAACGCGGACTTTTACTTGTCGTTTTTTGTTCAATAGCAATTACAGGCGAAAGCCCGTCAATTTTATCAACATCAGGACGTTCTAAACCACCTAAAAATTGACGCGCATAGGCCGAAAACGTTTCTACATAACGGCGTTGCCCTTCGGCATAAATGGTATCAAAAGCTAAGGAGGATTTACCAGATCCCGAAAGTCCAGTAATTACAACCAGCTTTTCTCTTGGAATGGAAACATCTATATTTTTTAAGTTGTGCACACGAGCGCCTTGAACTTCAATGGTATTGTCTTTGTCTAGCATAATTTTTTGCAAAAAAGCAAAGTTACCATTTTGATTTGTTCTTTTGATGCAACAGTTTAGAAGTTTCTGTTAAAATGAGGTATAAAAAAAACGCTAATTGTAGTTAGCGTTTTTCGGTTACATTGTATTTACATCTTACTCCATTCCTAGTCCTAATGTTTGTAAAATGCCAACAATCCATATAATTGGTTTCCAAAGTACAATAAAGCCTATAATTGATAGAATGGAAAAAACAGACCAAAATCCAAAACCATAGGCTAATGTAAATTCTGGAAAGTATTCTACTAAAAACATGTAAATACCGAAAGGAATAGCTGCTAAAACGACAACGATCCAAACTAGACATTTTATAAAGAAAACGATTGTATTTAATAAAAATTGAAAAAGCATAATTTTGATTTTTTAAGTGATTTTTGTCAGGTTACTAAGTGTTTTTTTAATAATAGTTGTACTTTAAATTTGTAAGTTTGTTGTTGTTTTATCATCCTCTAATGCGGTGACTAGTCCTGTTATCAGTAACGATACTCCAGCGCCAATAATCCCTCCGGTTTGAGGTTTTTTTTCTAAGTGATTAGCAATAGCAATACCCGCCGCTGCGCTTGTTGTTAAAATGGTACTTAAGCTACTAAAGTCCATTTCTGTGCTTTGTTTTTTTAATGAATTTTTCATGATAATTGTTTTTAAATTTCGGGGCTAAATTATGTTTCAAACGCGACAATTAGTGTCGTTTAAAAATGATTTGAAAAAAATATTGCGACAGTAATTTTCACTTTTCTTTTCTATTTTTGAATAATTAAAAACAGCATGAAAAAAGACAATAAAAAGCATCTGAATTCAACACAAGTTTATCGCACTAAAATTTTGGTGGAACTTTTAAAAAAAAATCTATCTGTGCATCGTGATGTACTTATAAAAGAAATATCTGCAAAGGATCTTAGGAATATATCTGTACGTACAATACAACGATATGTAAAAGATTTAAATGAAGATTATGGGATTGTCATTACTTTTAATAAAGGCAATAAACACTATTATTTAAACGAGGAAAAATCGGTTAATATTGAGTCCTTTTTAAGTCACATTGAGATTTTATCGACAGCTGAACTTATAAAGTCTAGTTTTAACGAAACAAATAACGCATTAGCCTTTATTGAATTTGAAAATAGTGCGTCCATGTCCTCAATTTTAAATTTTAAAATTATTTTAGAATCCATTCACCAAGCATTACCTATTAGTTTTGAACACTATAGTTTTTACCATTTAAAAGAGGAAGAATACACTTTAAAACCTTACTTCTTGAAACAATACCAAAACCGTTGGTATGTTATTGGCGAAACTGAAAAAGGATATCGTACTTTCGGAATTGACAGAATAGAAAATATTAGTGTTGGTACTAAAAAGTTCAAATCAAAAACCATAGAAGCCAAAGATAAGTTTAGTCATGTTATAGGTTTAAATTATGTTGATCATAAGTTACAAATTGTAAAACTTTCATTTGATATTTCTCAGAAACCTTATCTTGTTTCGCTTCCTATGCATCGCACTCAAAAAGAAATTAACCTTGAAAACGGGAAGACGTTTGATATAGAAATGATTATTCACCCTAATTTCGAATTTAGCCAACAGATTTTGAAGTATGGAAGTTTAGTTAAAGTTCTGGAGCCCGAATGGCTGAAAGAAGAGATTAAGGAAGAGTTGAGAAAAGGGTTTGAGGGGTATTTGTAAAAATAAAAAGGTTCTACTAAAATTTTAAAAGCAGAACCTTTTATCATTTAATTAAATTTAAGATTATGGTATCTGAACAAACATTGATAAGTTTTGGAAACTAAAAAAATAAATAAAATCTTTATGCTTAAGTTGTATATTTTAATTGTGTATGTTCTAAAAACTGGGTTATAATTGTTTTGATAAAGTTTATTCTTTATCTATAAATGTATTTCGTGCTATGTTTCCAATTGTATTAGTTGCGACAAGATCAAAAGTTCCGCCAATCAAACCTCCTACAATCGGAATTGCTTTTCCGAGATTAATGGCACCCTTTTCTCCAAATTTAGTCAAAAGTTTAAATCCAACTTTCTGATTGATTATAGTAATAGTTTTTCCTGATATGTTTTGAACTGTTCTTGTAGCAATTTTTTTACCAACTACAATTCCAAGATCTTTTACAATATCTTTAGCTCCATTCCCAGCTAAACATAAATACACTAAAGTTTTTACTTTATCGTCTTTAATATCGTGTCCACCAATATAAGCTAATGCAGCTATCATTCTGACCTGAACATATAAAACACTAGCAATATTAGCAGGTATAGTAATTGGCATTGCAATTAGACCTGGAAGTCCAGTTAAAAAGCCACTAGTAGTCGCTTTTGTATTTTGCCATCTAATTAAAGAATTTGCCATATCGATTTTTTTTCCACCTTTAGCTAAGTAATTTTCGGCCATTTCTTGTGCTGAATCTAAGCCAGGTACTCCATTTAAAGCTTTATCATAAGCATAATCAAGTGTTTTCATTATAATCGTTTCTGATAATTTTTCTTTTGCCATTTTATATTTAGTTTTAATTTTTTTTATTGTTTAGGTTTGTCTTGTAAAAATGAATTCTTGATGGAAAAACAGATTAATACAGCCACAGAATTTTTCCATTTTATTTAATTTAAAATTTCACTTATCTATTTTATTTCTTTAACTTTAAATTTAAAGTGTTTTAAACTGTTATCTGTATCGAAAATACTCCTATAAATTGCCAAGTTATGCCAGTCTTTTTTTATTTCAATAATCATAAATCATAATGGTAAATCATTTTTATTGCCCAAAAAAAATAATAATCAACAAATTTTTAAGACAATTTTAATGCTATTGCTAACGAAATAAATTTCGGATATTGATAAAATGGATAAGATCTCCTCAAGTTTATCAATATTTGTTAAATCGATTAATATTTCTGATTTATTTTTATCAAATTGAAGCATTGGACTATTTACTTTTTCGATTATTTCATCGACTTTGCTACTGAAAAACCATATTTTTGCCTTTGACAAAAAACTACCAGCTTTATATCCTAGTACTACTGCATTTGTCTTAACTTCTTTTATTTCTATTAATAATAATAAGTGAGGAATATCTATTACAACTTGGCTACGGTTTTTATTATTTAAACCTATTTTAATATTGATTTTTTTTTTAGAAAAATTTTAATTTCACTAAAGCTAATTTCTAAGTTCATTTTCTAATTTTAGTTGTGTCAAATCTACCCTTCCAAAACGTTAATTTTTGTCGCTGTATTTTTTATTTCATTAAACTGTTAACCATTCGCTCAATACCCTCATCTGCTATTTTTAAATTTGAGAGAGTTAATTTTAAGTTGATATTGTGTTTCGTAATATTATTTGATTTTGTCATCCAATCCTCCATGAGTTGTTTTAGTTTTGATTGGTTTATTGTTCTCAGAGTTACCGAAACATTCTCGGGACAATTCACCACTAATGCAATTTGTTCATCTGTCAAGATATGTTTGTATTTGGAATGTAACATTTCAGAGGAACGTATGTGTTCATAGTCATATCTTTCGCCGCCTCTTAAAATTTGTCCAGTGTAGCAATCGGTATAAAGTGCTAATCCATCACTTCCTCTAATTAATGCTTCTTTTTGCATAGCTTTTTTCCTTGTTCCAAAAATTTTGTCAATTGCTATTCTGCTGTAAGGTCTTTTTGGATCGATCATTTTGAAATCTACTTATTAACCTTTATTTACAATGCTGGTGAATGTTTTCCTTTGCTTGATCCGTTTGGATGTCTTGAACAGGAATTAGCAGTTAAACTTGATATACTATTTGAAGATGAACCGCAGTATTTGCAGCTGTATTTTGATTTTTCGGAACCTTCATACAGCGTGTGTTTTCCTTTGCTTGGTCCAAGAGGGTGACGCGGACAAGAGTTAGCCGTAAAACTCGAAATACTAGAACTTTTCGATCCGCAATTGGCACAATAAAAATTTGACATATTTTGGTGTTGATTTATGGTTATCAGTCAAAACTAAAAAACTTAAAACAACAAAAAACCCCGAAATTATAAATTGGGGTTTCTGGGCTATAAAATGGGTAATCTATGTTATAATTTTTTTTCAGCTAAATAATTAATCGGATAATTACTGTAGTTCCTGTTTCCGAAAAATTGATTTGAATAGGATTGATATTGCTAGGTTGCATAATTTGAAGGCGCTTTTTGGCAATGGCAATGCCTTTTGAATTGTGGGTATTTATATTTTTGGTATTGCCTTTCCCGTTATCTAAAATTTGGATTTGAAGCAGCTGATCAACCGTAATTGTAAAATCAATTGTAAAAGAAGGGTGAGGAGATTCCTCATCAAAAGCATGCTTGAAAATATTTTCTACAAAGGGCTGTAATAACATTGTAGGTATTTCTATTTGGTGTTTATCGATGCTTTCATCTACTTCAATTGTAAATTGAATACGGTTGTCAAATCGTTTATTTTCAATAGCAATGTAGGTCTCTAAATATTTAATTTCATCAGCAATTGTTATGGTTTGGTAGGTAGAATTGTCTAATGTTTGACGCATCAAACTAGCAACTTCGCTAATATAAATTGTAGAATTTAGTTTGTCATTATTAAAAACAAATTGTTGAATGGTGTATAAAGCATTAAACGTAAAATGCGGATTCATCTGACTTAATAAGGCTTCTAGTTTTGCCTTAGCAAGTTGATTTTCGGTTGCTGCTTTTTGTTGGGCTCTTTTTTTTATTCTGAAAATTAATAGCGCTGCTCCTAGAATGATAAGAATTCCGATTACACAATAAAATAGGCCTGTTTTCCAAAATGGAGGTTGAATGATAATTTTTAAAATACTAAAACGCGTTGTTTTTCCGGCGTGTAAATCTAAAACTTCAATTTCTAGATTGTAAGTGTCATTTGGTAAGTAAGACAAATAAACGAATGGCTTTTCTGTATAAGGACTCCATCGATTTGATTTCTTCAAGCGGTATCTAAATTTTAATTTGTTTGGGTACAAATGTCCTTTTGGAACAAAATCTAATGCGATTGTATTGTGTTCATAATCTGTAATTAATTGATTGGATTGATACGAAAACCAACGGTAGTTTTTTGGAGCAATCAGAACGGAATTAATGGCAATTGAACTGATTTTGATATCGGTAACCGAATTTTTAGTTGCTGTAATTTTCTTTAAATCGATGTTGTAAAACCCTTTCTTAGTGCCAAGCCACAATTGATTTTCAAAAATTTGGGAACTAGTTATGGCGGTATCTTTCAGCCCTTGTTCCTTATCAAATAACTGTATCACTCCATTATGATAGCAGTTTATTCCTTTTTCGGTACCTATAAAAATATAGTCTTGGTAACTTTCTAGAAACGTGATTGTAGTACCGATCAACTGATTTTTTTGAATTGTTTTTAGTATTTTAAAAGATTTGGTGTTATCAATTACATAAATAGCACCAAATTCAGATGCAATAATTAAGTTTCCTTGCTTATTTTGGGTAATAAATTTGAGTTTGCTTTCGTTCCAAATACCTTCTTTTAGCAGCGATTTAAAAGTTTTATTTTCATAAATAAACAATCCTTGAAACACTGAGATGAAATAGGTTTTGTCATTTGAATTTAAAATTCCAACTACGTCCAAAGGGGTATTTGTTTTAAATTCCGAGAAATGTTTGGCTTTTAAACCAGTAAGATCATCATAGACTCTAACGCCTGCATACGGTATTGTTTCTATTAATTGCTGATCGTAGGTAAAACCAATTTTATAACTGTGAATGGGGGCGTAATTGATTAATTCACCTATAAAGCTCATCTCAAATAAACCGATATTACTGCTAATCCAAAACGATTTTTGATGTTTTATGATTTCATAAAATTCGATTTGGTTTGCGGGTATTTTATAGTTCAATTCATAATAACCGTCAGCATGTGAAGGCAGTTCTTGTTTTGAATTTTTAATGTACGCTAGTTCTGCATTTTTAAAATCAGTTAATGAAACTGATGTGGTAATGGTATTGTCTTTTTCTAAAAAGGAGACTCCATCCTGATGCAGTATCACTTTTTTTGCTCCGATGGAGGTAAAATCCACTATCGTTTTATTTTCAAATGGGTTGTAGTTAATGGTTTTATCGAGCTGAATTTCGTATATTCCTTTATCTTTTGAACCTACGTAAAGAATGTTTTTTTTACGAGCGTGCACCACATTCAATAAATTTTTAGAATCAATTCCGTACAATTCCGAAATGTTTTTCATCTGGTTATTTGCAATTGCATACAAACCACCACTGTTGTCAAACACACCCCAAGCAGCCGCGTAAAGATTACGATCACTATCTGCAATGAAGTCCCAAAAAATAGATTGCCCAAGAGATTTTGAAGTTGGTTGATCTTGTAATAATTTTTCGATCTGAAAGGATTGGAGGAATCCTTTGTTTGCGCTTAGTAAAGTTCCCTCAAATAAACCCAAACTGTAGGCATATTTAAACTGATGTACAGGTGCAATTTCTGGATTGTTTTTATTGGTTTCAATTTTAAAAATTCCCTCGTTGGCGGTTGAAAAATAAACATAGTTCTTGTACACTACGAAATCGGTAACAATAAACACTCCAAAATGTGGGACAATTCCTTTCGGGACTACAATGGCATTGGTTTTAGTGTCGATAATTGCAATTCCTAGTTCTGTACCTACATAAATTTTGTCGTTGTGAGCCAATACTTTTCGAGCTCGTAATGATGGTAAGCCCTTTTGTTTATCAAAAACAGTAAATTGTAAACCGTCATATTTGTATACTCCACCTCCATAACTAGCAAACCATAAGTTGCCATTGCGATCTTGAGCTATGTCCCAGCAACTGTTATTATTAATTGTTTTTGGTAAAATTAGATTTGAAAAGGCTCCATTTTCCAGCTTCGAAATCCCATTTTCAGTACCAATCCATAAGTCTTCATTTTTATCTAAAAACAATGCCCGTACTGCATTATTAGGTAATCCATTTGAAGTAGTGTAATTGATGGAAGGCTTGTATTGAGCTGAACAATACACACCATAAAAACACACAAGAAAAAGTAAAACTTTAGTTGGCAAGTGCATCTATAAGTTTAGTTTTGTTATAATAAGCATCTGAAACTTTAATGTTTGAACCATTTGACATCTTTAGAGTATACGTTTTACTGTTAAAAGAAACGATTTTTTTCTTATTTATTATGGCGCTACTACTTACTTTAATGAAACTACTTTCGGGCAACAATAAAAGAACATCTTTTAAATATTTATGAATTACAATGGTGTCGTTTGTTGTTATAATTGTACATTTTCCAGTTCCATTTTGTGACTGGCAACTTATGATTTCAGTTAGATCAACTACAGTAAAACCGTCATTAGACGGGAATAAAATGGTAGTTTGATTTCCTTTCAAATTATTTTTTAGGATTTCGTTTCTGTTTACAGTGTTGGCCAATGCCTTTTTAGTTTCGAATTGTTCAACAATGGCCTTTATGTTTAATGGGTTTATGGGTTTCATTAAATAATTCATGGCACTTATTTCAATAGCTTTTGTATACTGATTGGCATGTCCGGTAACAAATACCACTTCAAAAGGCAGAACATCAAAACTATTGATTAATTCAAAACCATTTTTTTCGGGCATATCAATATCTAAAAACACTAAATCCGGCTTGTGGGTTTTGATAGCTATTAATGCGGTATCAACAGAAGGGCATAGGGCTACAATTTGAATAACTCCATTACTATACAATTCGCAGAAACTTTTAATAAGTTCTCTCGAATTTTTTTGATCATCAACGATGATAGCATTTAGTACCATAAAATAGAAAAAGAATTACGTTAGTAATTGTTGCATTAATTTTTGAATTGTATTCTTTTTTTTGCAAAAAAAAACAAAGTTACCATTTTGATTTGCTTTTTCACTGCAAAACAATAGAAGTTTATTACAAAAAAATCGGTATTTTTGATGGAAATCAATAAAGTATTTCTAATTAGGAGTTATTATATGAA
This portion of the Flavobacterium sp. CECT 9288 genome encodes:
- the uvrA gene encoding excinuclease ABC subunit UvrA produces the protein MLDKDNTIEVQGARVHNLKNIDVSIPREKLVVITGLSGSGKSSLAFDTIYAEGQRRYVETFSAYARQFLGGLERPDVDKIDGLSPVIAIEQKTTSKSPRSTVGTITEIYDFLRLLYARGADAYSYNSGEKMVSYSDEQIKDLIIQDFAGKRINILAPVIRARKGHYAELFQQIAKQGFLKVRVNGDVLDITIGMKLDRYKTHDIEIVVDRMVIEDTPDNAKRLMESINTAMNQGENVLMVLDQDSNEVRYFSRNLMCPSTGISYQNPEPNLFSFNSPKGACDHCNGLGTVNEVNSKKIVPNPKLSIKAGGFAPLGEYKSSWIFKQLETIGEKFGFKLTDAIETIPAEAMEMILNGGKEKFSIESKTAGVTKEYKIDFEGISHFIKNQYDESGSATIKRWAKEFMDEIKCPVCEGSRLKKEAQFFKINTKNITELCDMDISDLTAWFKDLDNHLSDKQKRIATEVIKEIKDRLHFLMNVGLDYLALSRSSKSLSGGEAQRIRLATQIGSQLVGVLYILDEPSIGLHQRDNEKLIQSLEQLRDIGNSVVVVEHDKDMIERADYVIDIGPKAGKYGGEIISKGTPAEILKHHTITAMYMNGEMKIEVPKKRREGNGKFLKLTGATGNNLKNVSIELPLGKMICVTGVSGSGKSTLINETLYPILNAYYFNGVKKPQPYKKIEGLEHIDKVIDIDQSPIGRTPRSNPATYTEVFTEIRNLFTMTSESMIRGYKAGRFSFNVKGGRCETCEGSGVRTIEMNFLPDVYVECETCQGKRFNRETLEIRYKGKSISDVLNMTIDEAVPFFENIPKIYRKVKTLQDVGLGYITLGQQSTTLSGGEAQRIKLAGELSKKDTGNTFYILDEPTTGLHFEDIRVLMEVINKLVDKGNTILIIEHNMDVIKLADYIIDIGPEGGKGGGQLIAKGTPEEVAKSKKSYTAQFLKKELV
- a CDS encoding YafY family protein encodes the protein MKKDNKKHLNSTQVYRTKILVELLKKNLSVHRDVLIKEISAKDLRNISVRTIQRYVKDLNEDYGIVITFNKGNKHYYLNEEKSVNIESFLSHIEILSTAELIKSSFNETNNALAFIEFENSASMSSILNFKIILESIHQALPISFEHYSFYHLKEEEYTLKPYFLKQYQNRWYVIGETEKGYRTFGIDRIENISVGTKKFKSKTIEAKDKFSHVIGLNYVDHKLQIVKLSFDISQKPYLVSLPMHRTQKEINLENGKTFDIEMIIHPNFEFSQQILKYGSLVKVLEPEWLKEEIKEELRKGFEGYL
- a CDS encoding EcsC family protein; the protein is MAKEKLSETIIMKTLDYAYDKALNGVPGLDSAQEMAENYLAKGGKKIDMANSLIRWQNTKATTSGFLTGLPGLIAMPITIPANIASVLYVQVRMIAALAYIGGHDIKDDKVKTLVYLCLAGNGAKDIVKDLGIVVGKKIATRTVQNISGKTITIINQKVGFKLLTKFGEKGAINLGKAIPIVGGLIGGTFDLVATNTIGNIARNTFIDKE
- a CDS encoding histidine kinase; amino-acid sequence: MPTKVLLFLVCFYGVYCSAQYKPSINYTTSNGLPNNAVRALFLDKNEDLWIGTENGISKLENGAFSNLILPKTINNNSCWDIAQDRNGNLWFASYGGGVYKYDGLQFTVFDKQKGLPSLRARKVLAHNDKIYVGTELGIAIIDTKTNAIVVPKGIVPHFGVFIVTDFVVYKNYVYFSTANEGIFKIETNKNNPEIAPVHQFKYAYSLGLFEGTLLSANKGFLQSFQIEKLLQDQPTSKSLGQSIFWDFIADSDRNLYAAAWGVFDNSGGLYAIANNQMKNISELYGIDSKNLLNVVHARKKNILYVGSKDKGIYEIQLDKTINYNPFENKTIVDFTSIGAKKVILHQDGVSFLEKDNTITTSVSLTDFKNAELAYIKNSKQELPSHADGYYELNYKIPANQIEFYEIIKHQKSFWISSNIGLFEMSFIGELINYAPIHSYKIGFTYDQQLIETIPYAGVRVYDDLTGLKAKHFSEFKTNTPLDVVGILNSNDKTYFISVFQGLFIYENKTFKSLLKEGIWNESKLKFITQNKQGNLIIASEFGAIYVIDNTKSFKILKTIQKNQLIGTTITFLESYQDYIFIGTEKGINCYHNGVIQLFDKEQGLKDTAITSSQIFENQLWLGTKKGFYNIDLKKITATKNSVTDIKISSIAINSVLIAPKNYRWFSYQSNQLITDYEHNTIALDFVPKGHLYPNKLKFRYRLKKSNRWSPYTEKPFVYLSYLPNDTYNLEIEVLDLHAGKTTRFSILKIIIQPPFWKTGLFYCVIGILIILGAALLIFRIKKRAQQKAATENQLAKAKLEALLSQMNPHFTFNALYTIQQFVFNNDKLNSTIYISEVASLMRQTLDNSTYQTITIADEIKYLETYIAIENKRFDNRIQFTIEVDESIDKHQIEIPTMLLQPFVENIFKHAFDEESPHPSFTIDFTITVDQLLQIQILDNGKGNTKNINTHNSKGIAIAKKRLQIMQPSNINPIQINFSETGTTVIIRLII
- a CDS encoding LytTR family DNA-binding domain-containing protein, which produces MVLNAIIVDDQKNSRELIKSFCELYSNGVIQIVALCPSVDTALIAIKTHKPDLVFLDIDMPEKNGFELINSFDVLPFEVVFVTGHANQYTKAIEISAMNYLMKPINPLNIKAIVEQFETKKALANTVNRNEILKNNLKGNQTTILFPSNDGFTVVDLTEIISCQSQNGTGKCTIITTNDTIVIHKYLKDVLLLLPESSFIKVSSSAIINKKKIVSFNSKTYTLKMSNGSNIKVSDAYYNKTKLIDALAN